One genomic region from Rhinoraja longicauda isolate Sanriku21f chromosome 8, sRhiLon1.1, whole genome shotgun sequence encodes:
- the LOC144596127 gene encoding C-X-C chemokine receptor type 2-like, producing MSTQMPSTAVLNGDDYFPFPSISGPSPCQLREFVAMKRFTAAVCGLVCLLAVIGNLLVMVVILHNRRTISSTDVFLLHLATADLLFALSLPFWAVDAVWGWVFGDAMCKVVNMLQEVNFYSGILLLACISVDRYLAIVCPARSHGHGRPWMVKLACAAVWLSALLLSLPVLYKGEFYDIETDRSVCNEEHDGDFDKPWKVSTKFSRLVIGFLLPLATMGFCYTMTVWRLCQTKGFQKQKAMKVIVAVVLAFLACWLPYHLTMTVDMLLRLGRIRFTCPMRDHLDRALLATQCLAFLHSCVNPVLYAFIGVKFRKNLANLFTSKGLEDDTNLKSSRGQSDVRTATTRI from the coding sequence ATGTCTACCCAGATGCCCAGCACAGCCGTGTTAAACGGAGATGACTACTTTCCCTTCCCGTCTATTTCGGGGCCTTCTCCGTGTCAGCTGAGGGAGTTTGTGGCCATGAAGCGCTTCACGGCGGCAGTCTGCGGCCTGGTGTGTCTGCTGGCCGTGATCGGCAACCTGTTGGTGATGGTCGTCATCCTTCACAACCGCCGCACCATCTCATCCACGGACGTGTTCCTGCTCCACCTGGCCACGGCCGACCTTCTCTTCGCCCTCTCCCTGCCCTTCTGGGCGGTGGACGCGGTGTGGGGCTGGGTGTTTGGTGACGCCATGTGTAAGGTGGTCAATATGTTGCAGGAGGTGAACTTCTACAGTGGCATCCTACTGCTGGCCTGCATCAGCGTGGACCGTTACCTGGCCATCGTCTGCCCCGCCCGCTCGCACGGTCACGGGAGGCCGTGGATGGTCAAGCTGGCGTGCGCGGCCGTCTGGCTCTCGGCCCTGCTCCTGTCCCTGCCCGTCCTGTACAAGGGGGAGTTCTACGACATCGAGACCGACCGGTCCGTCTGCAACGAGGAGCACGACGGCGATTTTGACAAACCGTGGAAAGTGAGCACCAAATTTAGCCGCCTGGTGATCGGCTTCCTGTTGCCGCTGGCCACCATGGGCTTCTGCTACACCATGACCGTGTGGAGGCTGTGCCAGACCAAGGGCTTCCAGAAGCAGAAAGCCATGAAGGTGATCGTGGCGGTGGTGCTGGCATTCCTGGCCTGCTGGCTGCCCTACCACCTGACCATGACAGTGGACATGCTCCTGAGACTGGGGCGCATCAGGTTCACCTGCCCCATGCGGGATCACCTGGATAGGGCCCTCCTCGCCACCCAGTGCCTGGCCTTCCTTCACAGCTGCGTCAACCCAGTCCTCTACGCCTTCATCGGCGTGAAGTTCAGGAAGAACCTGGCCAACCTCTTCACCTCTAAGGGACTGGAGGACGACACCAACTTGAAGTCGTCCCGCGGACAGAGTGACGTCCGTACTGCGACCACCAGGATATAA